GATAATTCGCATCAACCGTTGGTCGATCCCGTGGCGTACCTAGCGCAGGGTGATTCCGTACAAGATTGGGATGCTTACGAACAGCTCTGGCAGTCGGCTTTTGACGTCATGCACGTGAGGGAGCGATACAAACACACCAAAGGAGGAGGGAATGttcgcaaagaaaagaaCAGTAACAGTATAATTGCCAGCGACAATACTGCAATTGGCGCATCTGGTGTCACGAGCACGACCATCCGCGACACGATCTCGCAAGACAGCCGCATCGTCCACCCTGTTCTGGCGTCCACACCAGGATGCACCTACAGTGTTGGAGTCGGAGCCAAAGCCATGGCGTCGGCTCGTCGCCGCGATCTCGTCCACCGCGTCGAATGTCTCATGGAAAGTCTCGACTGCCCCGCGGCCTTTTTGGCGCCAACTCCAATGCTGAGCGCCTTTGCCTACGGTCGTCAAACCGCACTGGTCGTGGACGTGGGAGCGGGAGGTTGCGTCGCCACGCCCGTCGTGGACGGGCTCTTGTTGACGCAGGCGCAACGACGCAACGGTAGGGGTGGGGACTGGCTGGGGAACGTCACCTGGCAAGCCTTGCTGGAACAGCGGACCATTGTCCGTCCACGCTATCAACAACACGCCAGTTTTAAACCCGACGAGTCGGCAGCGAAAAACGGGATCTTTCATCGGTGGGCCATGCAAGATCTCATGTACGAATTTAGAACGTCCGGTAACGTTGCGGTACCGGCATGGTGGTACGACGAAACAGTACCGTTTTGCAAGAGCCCAGCTACCGAAGCCGGTGACGAAATAGTGATCGACCCCATTTCTCCTGGAGGGTCCGAGTCCATTACGTACGAACTCCCCGACGGTACGCTGGTGGACTTGACCAATCGAGTTGGCCGAGACTTGTGTCGCGTTCCAGAATTGCTCTTTACCGATCAAGTACCCTTCGTCTCGGCCGATCAGATCAGCAACTCGAGCGTGCTTATGGAACACGAGTCACTAACGAACTTGCCCCTCCACAAGCTCGTGCACGAGTCCCTGGCGGCTGTAGGTGACGTCGACGTCCGCAAGGACTTGGCGGCCAATATTGTTTTGACGGGGGCGTCCTCCCTATTGCCCAATATGGAGCAGCGACTATCTTTGGAAACGTCCCGGATGACGTCGAGCGCATACAAGTGCAAAGTGCTGGCCTCTCGACACGCCGTCGAACGGTCCTGTGCTGCGTGGATTGGTGGTAGCATCCTCAGCAGTCTCGGTAGTTTTCAGCAATTATGGCTGAGCCGGACCGAGTACGAAGAATACGGCGCGACGCTGGCGATTCAGCGCTTTCCTTAAACTACCCCTACAACCAAATCAGAATACGATAAacaaacacacacatacacgCATGTATAAAATTCCGTCTATCTTTACAAATTGAGAGAGTAAAAATTCCTGGACCGGCGCGTGAGATTGGCAGGACGCCGTAGTATTGCAGTGCTTGTTCCTGTTTAACCGAACGGATTGGCCGCGGTAGGAGGCGGTCCGTACGAGTTGGGCAGCGGTGGCGGGTACTGTTGGTACGCCACGGGAGCCGGGGCGTAGGCATAGGCCGGCGGAGGCTCGGCCGACCAAGCCGCTTGCTGCGGTGGGTAGGCGTCGTACGCGGGTCCCGGCGGTGGAGGAGGTGGCATGTTGGGTGGAGGTGGAGGCGATCCCATTGGCGCCGGAGCACTGTAATTGGACATGGAATCCATGTCGTTGTAGCTGGCACTACGGACACTGTAATTACTGTAGGACGGTCCGAGGGGTGGTAGGTTTCCGCTGCTGGGTGCCGAGCGGGACGCGGCGTAGACGTCTTCCATCGTCGGAGGTGGGGCGGCGGAGCCGGAAAGAGTCAACATACCCAAGGTCGAGAGTGGATCGACACTGCCGCTGTTGTTGTAGCCGTTGCTGCCGTTGTAAAGGGAGGGATTGGACATGGGCGGGGCCGAAGCAAAACTTCCAATGGAATCGGAGCGCATTGGGGCAGAGTGATCACTAGGAAATCCTGGTTGGGACATGGAATCCGTTATGGACACGGGGTAGCCACCCATCCCCTGCAGAGCCACGGATCCTGGAGGCTGCGCCATACTATCGTATCCACCGAATGCCGTACCCGAACCCAGTTCGCCTCCCATGGCAGCGCCCGCTTCAATCATCAATCCACTGACACCTCCGGGTCGGGTCGACAAGAGTTCTGGCTTGACTCCGGCCAGGTCCTTGAGACGGGGTTGGGGTGACAATCCTTGGGCGGTCGCGACCTCTTTCAGAGCCGACACGACCGCATTCAATCCAGACAAAATGCTGGACTCGTCCGAAGCCAGGGTCATATCGAACTGGGCGCACTTGAGCAAAAGTGGATGCAAGTCTCGCCACGAACGCTCCGTAACTTCTTCCATAAGGATGCACAAATCGGTTGCAgacttgttgaaagtttgCTTGGCCGAGATGAGTTTTTCTTCATTGCGCTTGAGTCTTTCCGCGGTGTCCGCTTTGACGTTTTTTCCCTTGCTCATGGCCTGGTTAACGCTCAAGCGCATGGCTTCAACCTTCTTTTGGTAGTGATCCAAATCACGACGCAAATCTTGCACGACCTTCAAGCCGTTGCCAACCCGCGtgacgacgactttttccCATTCCACGGCGTAATCAATCACGAACTGTTGGTACTTGGCGACGTAAGACTGTGTCTTTGCGGACAGCGTGTCGTGAATGGAAGCGTACGAATTGACCGTACTGGAAGGACGATCCGCGGAAGGCAACATGCCTGTCGCTTCGTGAATCGGCGtcttgacggacaaggccGCAAAGTGTTTGGAGAGCTGCGGTAAGAACAAAGACCAACATGTGTGAGTCCTTTTCTGGTTCATTCGTTTTTTGTGTTCACCGTGTGAACGAGTTACACCGAGTTCGTTCCGTCGTAGTTCCGGTGGTACGTACATTGGCGCGGGTCTTTTCGATCTGTCCCATGACGGCGTGGTGTTGCTGCAGTGCGACAATGAGCCCCCGGACCTGCTTGCACCAAGTATCGTAGCGCTCCGAGAGGGTCACGAGGTTGGGGAAAGCATTACTGCTCGCCGTCTTGCCCTTGAGCGATTCACGCATCAACACACCCACACGGGTCTTGGTTTTCACCATGATGTGGAAAAAGGAGGGATACAGTAGTAGCGGCAGCAGCAGGGACGGGACGTGAGTGAGTTCTCTGTTCGCGTCAGTAATAAAATATTATCTATCCGTTCAGTTCGACTGTGTTTCCCACCAAGCTTGATCCAGATGTAGATAGATACAGGAGACAGACAGTCAATGGAAGTAGTGCAATTGAAACAGTCTGTACAACAGTGCCGTGCCACGCTCTACTAGATTGGTTGACCCGAGTGTCTTGTTGTATTGTACTCTCgttgtttgttgtttggaAGAGTTGCGCGAAGAAAGTTCTCGCGAGCAGCGTGGCGCAACTCGCGTTTCGTGGGGGAAGGGGGGACTGTGGTGGGAGACCGTTTGGGTCACTTCCCGCCCCTACAAGGAACTCGTGTGTGTTGTTTGGTAAGGGGGGTATCGAGGTTGGTGGCGGTCTTGTAACCAGTATCCCCCGCCGAGAACGGACGTGGGTGGGGGGTTTGGGCCCATAGAGAACTCGCAGTGAAGCGGTTGGCTCCCAAAAACGTCCACATCCGCACGACACGAATCAAACTGGATTTATACTTATTGTAACGGATGGATAGTTCGGTATCTCCCGAAATAATACTAGATCACATTTCATTCTGTTCTAGCTAAATAAAACTATTACTTAGAGCCGAAGCGTGCCCGTCGTTTCGGGATCCGCGTGAGGCATGCTGAGAATACGAAACGGGTTGCGAGAGTGGTTTTGGCCGAAACACACAAACCGTTCCCCCGTGTTTGGCTTTTTGTCTCACACCGCCCTCGTGGTCGGCATCGAATCCAGTGTGTCGTTTCCCCACCATCCCCAAGTCTCTCGAATGCGGTAGAAAAACAACATTTCACACGACTCTGGCTTTCGCTGCGGCCATGTTTGCGTCCCATTGTCTTCCTACGAATGACCAAGCGCAGAAGATTCGCCGCCATCCCACATGTGAAACAAAGTGCACGGCAATTTCGTTAGCAACGTGTGGTCGGTCCAGCGCAAGAACATTCGCCAATTAGTCTCGGTGGATTTGACTGGGAATAACCGAAATCAAGGTGGGACGGATTGTTGTTTCGGGCGGCGGGACACTCCACACTGTCAGGAGTCCAAACGTTCAAACAGGATGGTGGACAGGAACGGTCCGCAAACctcgtcactgtcagcatATTTTGGTAAAAACGGTGACCGGTAGACCATACCGGAATATTTCGATTCCACGTAACCTACAAAATACTTCACCAATTCGGACGGCAATTGTGGTCCCAAACGGGTTGCGACACCAGCGCCATTTCCCGCAGGCGGTCGTCCACAGTCTATGAATCCAATGCCTTCGAGTAATGCTGGCTCCGCCATTCGCAATAACTCTTGCCTGGCAAAGCTCGCGGCCGAACGTGCTGTTACGAGTATCTACAACAATTTCCTCTTCATGCAAACTGGACGAATGTATGCGTATATTGTTGCAATCCGATTTATTCTTAACGATTCATGCCCATTCTCATTGTAATCGTACTAAACAGCCCACTTCGATGTTTTTTCTCTAACAACATGCTTGAGCTTTGCTTGTTAAGTAGCCTGGCGGGAAACCAACCCGGCTTCGCCAGTCGCATTAGCCTCGAAAAGTCGAATCGCGACCAAAGGCAATTTCGTCTAATCCTTGTCCGCTGCGTTCGTAGATTCCACCACGATTAATAAAGTTGGGACAGGGCCGGTAGGCTTTAATGGGCCACCAGGGCAATACCACGGCGATGCCTCCCAATATCCGGCCGCTGCCGTCGCAGAGATCGCAGTCGGGGCATTTGACGGGTACCGGCGGCTTCGTAGATTCCGCAGTAGATTCCTCCGACATGGAAAGGAACTGCAAAGCCCGACCCGGAAGCTGAGGTGAACGAGTTGAAGGTATGAAAGCGAAAGATCCAACGGCCGTCAGCACCAAGAGAAGAAGTGCTTTGCAGCAATTTGGCTTCATTGTGGAAAAGAACCCGTCAGCAAGTCGAAAAGAGAACAGTACCAGCTAGAAAACACTCGGTGCATTCCTTTACAGAAATTGATAGTATGTATTTGCCTGGTTTCCCTTTGTTCTTCGCGTTGTGCTAGTCGCAATTGATGTTGGTTAGAGAAGGGAAGTCACCGCAGCGCGTTCCATTGTGCATCGTCAGCTGCAAGGCTTGTCCAAAACCACTCAGCATTCGAGATCATGAAACGGTATGGTAAAATATAAATAGTCCTAAACCCGGATATTCAAGATTATTTGTCCTTGGGCTACCCCGGATGTGAACGCGGGCGATCTGCAAGTCGGATGGTATTGTGAAATCATTCGTTTGCCTTATGCACGACTTACTTTTTGAAAAGAACACGATCTAATATCAAAGTGTATCTCAACGTTCACACGCAAAGCTCCTCATTCTTCATCCATCCCACATTGCCGATACATCATTTTGGTCGTGTTTTATTAAGCTCCCTTGCTCCGGCCCATGAACATGTCCACCGTAGCTCGGCTCGTTGTCTTGTACGGGAATGGAGGCCTGTCGGACGTTGGTCGCCATGCGGTCCAGGCCGCATTGGAAAGGGACGATGTTGCCCACGTTCAAGTATTGACCGAACACCCCGAGCTCTTGAACGAGCCAAACTGGGCCTGCGGTTGCTCTTCGGCGCATTCGTTTTCCGCTGAAGACAAGAAAAGGTTCACTGTTGCCAAAGTGAATTCGTGGAATGCCGATGAACTGTCGAAGTACTTTAAAGATGCAACGGCGGTTGTATCCTGCCTTGGCAACCGACAACCATTTGTGGGTCATTGGGTTGCGTTTGAAGGTAACAATGCAGTTGTCCATGCTATGAAGGAGGAAAAGGTGGCACGTGCCGTTGTATTATCTTCGGTTGGCGTGGAGGAAGACTGGCCTCCGTTGGAGTTCCATTTCGCAGGCAAAGTTTTGGCTTTTTTATTTCTTACCTTTGCGAGATCCTCATTTCGAGATttgacaaaaatggaacaaATCTACAAGGGCTCCGACTTGGATTACCTATTTGTTCGTCCAGTCGGTATTGGGGAGGAAGTGGTCCCTATCGGATCCTGGTGCgtacaaaaagaaaaatacaaGGACTCTGTGGGATTAAATATGGCAAAGCTTGACGTAGCTCGTTTCATGATAGAAGAAGCCCTCCATCCAACGAGACACAGGACCGCTTTGGTGGTTGGAGGCAAACTTGAAGGTGCAGGGTGGTAGCTTACAACTATAAGTAGCAAAATGGGCTACATTTTCTTGCTATTAGTTGAGAATACACAGGAAGAATTGCCCCGTATGCAGCTGCTTGGCACATTTACCCCTGTATCTGAAGTGATTTCAAACGGAAAGGAAACGACAGACAACATAACAGTAAGTCGATGATGTTTCTTATTATTACTTTTTAGAACGTTTAATTTCACTAACTTTCACGTGCTTTGATAGCTCAGTTGGGAGAGCGTCAGACTGAAGATCTGAAGGCCCAGTGttcgattcactgtcaaagcaTAAGTTTTGCTTGGACTTCAAGGAACAGGAAGTACATTGTCGAAATTTTTTTGACATGGCTCCCACCACAATATCATGAGTTTAATTACCCTTACCTGATTAGCCTTTCTGACTGTATATTAAAAATGAATAAATATATTTGTGTTGTTTAGAGATAGAACAGGAATTATATCAGCTATTGATTCTACTTTGACTTTCCTTTCATTCCAACTGGCACCAATGCTTCCATGCAAATTATTTGTAGCATCTTTAGGTGATTGCACGAAACTATTTGCTGCAGTAGCAGCAGTTTTGTGCTTGTCCCTTTAGAATCTGaggactcacagtcagtatcgTCAATGCCATGTTTCAAAGTTGCCCCTTGATTTCTGATGATGTTGTCATGCTCACTTGTCAAGATTTGCTTTTGATCTCATCCTAATACTCTGCAAAATTTATGCTGCTCTTGAACAAGCTTATTCACATACCTGGAGTTCCCGCTTTCAGACCCTACAATATTGATACAAAAAGTCAACATTTGTATTGGTAGGATCCTAGAAACCCATTTGGCACGTGCCTTCCAAGCTATTCTATCTTATAGCATCATTGAAGAGAGCCAGGAGATGCAAGCTTGACCGCTAAGCAATTCTTTCCCTTGCAAGCAATCATGCAGGTACTTTTGCCCTAATCAATTCATCCAACCGTGAAACCAAGTGTGTACTCCGAATGTATGGGCTTCTTGATTATGAAGCTATTGGAGATTTCAAGGCAAAGACAGGCAAAAGCACGGGACATAAATCCAGTATCCCGAAACACAGTGTTGTGTTTTTTGTCATCCTGAGTCCTCATGGTTTCTCCTTTAGATTAAGAGGTCTTCTGCTTATTCAATTTTTTCCTTCGAAAGTTGACGCGCATTAGACCCTTCTCGCCGGGATTCCCCCCTGCTACTTTTTTTTGGTGTTGGACGGTTCTTTTTAGCAATTATGAAGGCTTTAAAACATAGTAAGACACGCATGAGATTTTGTTTTGGGAGTGCTGCGACAAAATCTCTCACCCAGCAAAAAAAGAGCAATTGGCACAATCAAGCCTAAGAAATTAATTGGGAGGTTGCTTATCCTCTGCTAACCATTGCTTCAATGATGTGGAAATTGCAGTTGTATCTTTGTGCTCGTTTCCGTAAAGAGCTTTGTACATTCGAAGGGCCTCCTTTAAATGCGATATCGACTCATCCCGATTCTTTTCACCGTTGCGCTGTCGAAAGATAGTCGCGCATTTAATGTGCGCTTTCGCTTGTTCCGTGTACGAAGCAATAGGactgtcttcgtcgacttgtTCGATTAGAGATAGGTAGGCTTCCAGCGCACCTTCATTGTCACCAAGTTTTAGCTTAAGCGAGCCAATGCGACCCAGAGCTGCGACTAGATGTTTGTGTGAAGAATGCTTCGCAGTAACGTCAATCACACAGTCGCTTTCTCTGATCTCGTCCATTGAAGCTTCGTATTGCTCTAGACCAGTAACACCGTCTTCGTAGCAGGTCAATGCTCGCTGAAGGTCGCCTTTCTTCGAGTAGATTGATGCAATATTGAGATTGATGAGGGTCACATCGTATTTGCATTTGACGTCGAATTCAGGATCTACAATGAGAGCAGGAGGAGCTTTTTGATAAGTGGATTTGGCGAGCTCGTAATTGCGAAGAGCATCTTTCATACGCGCATGCTTGGCCAATAGAATTGCATAGCTGTTAATGGTCTTTGCAACAGGCACCGAAAATTCGCCGTAAACAGCTCGCTTCATTGAAATAACTTCTTCAAACATTGATTCGGCTTTCCGTATGTCACCGATGTCTACAAGCAGTGCGGCTAAGGACTGGGCGTTCGTGATTGAATCATAGTGAAGGGTGGCGTTGCAGGCTTCGTAGATGCGGGCGGCCTCGGCAAATTTGAGCAGTGCAACACGGGTTTCTCCTAGTTTGCCCAAAGCCTTTGCAGTAGAGTGCAGTGCATGTGCAGTGTAAACATGGTACGGCCCGAGAAGCCCACGATATATACTGACAGCTTCTTCCAACCGCAGCATTGCATCACGCGGCTGGCGGCATTTCAGGAGCGTTTCTCCGACTGTTGCTAAACACGTCGCCATGCCCAGGGAGTCTGACGAACCCATTGTATTCGTTGCTTTGTAGACTTCGTCGATGATGATGCGCGAGGCAGCGCACAGCACCTCTTCGACGTCGAAGTTCAAGTTTGATTCACTTTTGTCTTCGGACACGGTTCGATCAATGTTTGGAGACTGCACATCTTTTGTAGGTGACGGCAGCGTATTAGCTGTTCTTTTCGCTCCTCCTTTGCCCGCAAACCCACGGAGATCCAAAATGTCGGCCACTTGACGTCCTGTCGCTTCCATAATGCCAAGGGCAAATACACGACGCCGAACGAACTCTGAATCGGTTATGAGCTCGGATGTGCTGGAAAGCGACCTTGACAACATGAGATGCTCAATGATAAACGACATCGTATACTCTTCGAATTTGGTACCCCCTTCCATCAACTGCATAGAAATTTGGTTCGCTTTCATGACACTTGAAACAGATGACTTTGATAGCGCTTTCCCATCGCCCCCACCAAGAAGCGCAATGACTACGAGCTCGTGGACATGTTCATTTGTGAGAGAACTACTCTTCGAGGTTGAAGTTTGTGGTGACAGGTGTTGAAATAGAAAGCGCAATGGCGCCGACCAAGCCCGATTTTCTCCGGATCCGATATCAGTCTCGTGCCGAATGAGATCGGAAAAGTAAGTGAACTGATCTTCTGCAGGGGTAAACGACGGCAATGCGCGCTGTGCCATTAGTTCTGCGACAGCTTTTAGCGAATCGTGCATGGTATAACAGTGCTGGACAGGCGGCTTCACGATCTCATCGAAATCATCCCAGTCAGATTCTGACTTCTCTGATGCCTCACCGTTTTCTTTTCCGTGTGACGACACCGAGGGACTATCTGTACCAGGTTTAGTGATTTGCAGCGTGACGGAATGCCTCGCGCGCTGAATCAATTTTAAATTCTCCAGCTTTGCCAGAACAACTTCTGGCTCAACAGAGTCATTGTTTCGTGGACCAGCTGCAATAACAACCCTAAAAAACTTAAGGATAATGGATTGCGGGATCCCAATACCTGACAACATCCAGTCATTGGCCCGGAAACCCATGGCGAAGTATACAAAACATCGTCGCAACGCGATTCGGAAGAATGAGTCTTCGATTGTAAAAAGGGCAGTATCGACAACTCGGTTAAATGCGTTCCTGAAACTTCGGAGCTGGGCTGCTTCTTCAAGATTCAAACTGCACTGGTTAAAGATGCCCGTCCATACAGGTGAGGTCAAATTCCAATTTCGGTTGTATTCGCGCAGCATGCTACCCACAAGAATAATCCCTAGTGGTGAGTTGCCGCATCCTTTGACAATAAGTTTTGATTGATTGAATACTGTAGAATTTCGCCCACCATATGGACGCCGCCCTGCAGTCGATAGGAGCAGCTTGACTGCCTCATGTTCAGACAAAATTCGAACGAAAACTTCTTGAACAGCTCCAGCCCCAAGCAAAGATGGTGTTCGAGTCGTTATCAAGATCTTGTATGGGCTGTTTCGTGGCGGTGCAGAATACGACGGTGTCTCGAAAATAAACCACTTGGCGTCCTCCACTCTCCATACATCGTCAAGGCAGACTAAAACTTTCTGGCGCACAAGCATTCGTCCTAGATCTTCCTTGATTCCTTCTAAATCCCCTCCTTCAAAGCGACGAACGCTGTCGGCCCGGTCTACTGTGCGATCAATCCTTGTTTCTGACGGTTCTGTTCTAGCAGACCCAGTGGAAGCAAATGACTCGTGGAAGTTTACAGTATCGGCTTCCGAGACGGAACCCTCAATATCTGCTTGTTTTACAACAAGCTGTCGATATAAATCTTCGTATAAGCGCCGAATGTCTCGCTCGCTTAGAGGGCCTCGCCCCAGCTTGAGCCAAGCAATACCATTCGGAAACCGTTCGCGGACTTCAACAGTCTGAATGACAGCAATTGCTAAAGTTGATTTTCCATTCCCGGCTTTGTCGCCGTGCCGAGATGTAACGCACGTAATTATCGTATTCTGGAGAGAGCCGTCTTCGTTTTTGGGGGGCTCGTTCTCGTCCAATAGACAACTAACAACCTGCTTCATCAATCGGTGTCGGTGAACGTACTCGGTTGGAAGCTTGGGTACGGATGGAGGAATCTCCGCTTTGGGTCGCCAGTTCGGCTTGAGTTCCGCTAGATCCTTGTCGGAAGATCCTTCTTGATTACGAATCTTGTCAACTCGCAAACCGCGAATAACGTCCACCAGTTCATCTTTTGGTCGCACTTGTTCGACAGAAGCCATTGGATGGTGAGAGTTTCCTTGCCCTCCGGAACGCATTGCTGGTGGCAGCATACCTCCACCACCATCGCCTCCCGATGAGGAGCTTTTCGGCGACTGTGCCGAGTCGGGTGCCATACTGACGGTGGAAAACCCGTCTTCGGCCGCTCCGGCATCATCTTCCGTGATGTCCCCCTGACTTCGGTGTTTACGTAGCCGTGGGGTGGGTGTCGCTCGTCGTGATCGCACACGTCCAGCAGTTGGCAACAGCTGTCGTCCGCGTGAGAAGACCCCGGCGCGGCTACTCACGGATGCCGACGAATTGGACGAAATACTGTTCGTATCGCTGTCGTTCTCTGATTCACCCAAGGATTCGCGTCCGCCCGTGACGGCACCAACGGCCTTTTCAACTTTCTGGTTCCAAGAGCGCATACGGTCAATTTGGTCCCGATCATGGGGTTGTACAAGCCGGAAAAAGAGAGTGTATTTGCGTTCTCGGCGGACTAGCATCTCTTCCAATACACGGTTGCCCTTTTTGATAACGTCGCGGAGTCCTTTAAAAGTAGAATCATCTTTAAGTGCTCCACGAGTGATGGTATCCACAGCAACTTCGTCCACGAGAGCCAACAGCTATACAATAAAAAAACAAATTGCGTGAGCACGCCGTTTTAGCCTGTGCAAGAGCGGGTATCGGTGGGCATTTTTGGTTCGCACTTACAAAATCgagattgccaacgaaatcCCACAAAACCGTTCGTccaatcttttcttcatctttgaatcttgcttcttcttcctcggttAGTTTTCTCGGGGTCGCTCCGACGGCCGCGTAGGCATCCTTGACGCCGACCGCCAGTTCGTGGAAGAGTTTGAGATTGGTGGGTGCCTTTCGCGGTAGTTTCGACGTCGAGCCCGGAGCCTTTTGATTGTAGTAGCCGTCCGAGCGACAGGACGTGACGGCCACGAGCATTTCTTTCGGACTACTAGTGTTAACGTCACGTTTGCGGGAACGAGACCGAGACCGGGAACGTTCGCGCATGCGTTGCAGTATGTTCGGTCGAGAGTCCCGACTACGTCCCCCGCGGGATGACGAAGTGGACGAAGGACTCCCCGAGACTACCGATTCCTCGCTACCACCGTTGGTCGCTGCATCTTCAACGGAAGGGTTCAGACTGTGTGACCTACGCGAGTTGTGAGGTCGATTGGGACTGTTCACCGGGCTGCGACTTTTGGGACGATCTTGACTGAAGGACCGCCTTGAATTCGGGGATCTCGGCGGGGTGCTCGGACGTCGTGGGACGCTGCCTCCCTCATCCTCTTTGTCCTTGGTCCGTCGACCGGACAGTCGTTTCCGAAAGGATCCCAAGGTTGGTCGACCTTTCATTGTGACTCGTCGAGAGCGTGTAAACGCGCAAACAAGCTTACGAGAAGCACTCCCTTCCACTATTTAATGCAACTGTAAATGATAAGTCCTCTTATTGCGTGGTGCCACAATACTTGCCGA
The sequence above is a segment of the Phaeodactylum tricornutum CCAP 1055/1 chromosome 10, whole genome shotgun sequence genome. Coding sequences within it:
- the ARP gene encoding actin related protein, whose translation is MYCGDETGSFVGDVGSHTSRFGYGGEDCPKYVVPSYVARNKSPDDRARRSPVPNAPHHPRWAEAELASALRQARTDDNSHQPLVDPVAYLAQGDSVQDWDAYEQLWHRIVHPVLASTPGCTYSVGVGAKAMASARRRDLVHRVECLMESLDCPAAFLAPTPMLSAFAYGRQTALVVDVGAGGCVATPVVDGLLLTQAQRRNGRGGDWLGNVTWQALLEQRTIVRPRYQQHASFKPDESAAKNGIFHRWAMQDLMYEFRTSGNVAVPAWWYDETVPFCKSPATEAGDEIVIDPISPGGSESITYELPDGTLVDLTNRVGRDLCRVPELLFTDQVPFVSADQISNSSVLMEHESLTNLPLHKLVHESLAAVGDVDVRKDLAANIVLTGASSLLPNMEQRLSLETSRMTSSAYKCKVLASRHAVERSCAAWIGGSILSSLGSFQQLWLSRTEYEEYGATLAIQRFP
- a CDS encoding predicted protein codes for the protein MVKTKTRVGVLMRESLKGKTASSNAFPNLVTLSERYDTWCKQVRGLIVALQQHHAVMGQIEKTRANLSKHFAALSVKTPIHEATGMLPSADRPSSTVNSYASIHDTLSAKTQSYVAKYQQFVIDYAVEWEKVVVTRVGNGLKVVQDLRRDLDHYQKKVEAMRLSVNQAMSKGKNVKADTAERLKRNEEKLISAKQTFNKSATDLCILMEEVTERSWRDLHPLLLKCAQFDMTLASDESSILSGLNAVVSALKEVATAQGLSPQPRLKDLAGVKPELLSTRPGGVSGLMIEAGAAMGGELGSGTAFGGYDSMAQPPGSVALQGMGGYPVSITDSMSQPGFPSDHSAPMRSDSIGSFASAPPMSNPSLYNGSNGYNNSGSVDPLSTLGMLTLSGSAAPPPTMEDVYAASRSAPSSGNLPPLGPSYSNYSVRSASYNDMDSMSNYSAPAPMGSPPPPPNMPPPPPPGPAYDAYPPQQAAWSAEPPPAYAYAPAPVAYQQYPPPLPNSYGPPPTAANPFG
- a CDS encoding predicted protein, whose amino-acid sequence is MKPNCCKALLLLVLTAVGSFAFIPSTRSPQLPGRALQFLSMSEESTAESTKPPVPVKCPDCDLCDGSGRILGGIAVVLPWWPIKAYRPCPNFINRGGIYERSGQGLDEIAFGRDSTFRG
- a CDS encoding predicted protein, with product MSTVARLVVLYGNGGLSDVGRHAVQAALERDDVAHVQVLTEHPELLNEPNWACGCSSAHSFSAEDKKRFTVAKVNSWNADELSKYFKDATAVVSCLGNRQPFVGHWVAFEGNNAVVHAMKEEKVARAVVLSSVGVEEDWPPLEFHFAGKVLAFLFLTFARSSFRDLTKMEQIYKGSDLDYLFVRPVGIGEEVVPIGSWCVQKEKYKDSVGLNMAKLDVARFMIEEALHPTRHRTALVVGGKLEGAGW
- a CDS encoding hypothetical protein (Possibly contains domains similar to disease resistance proteins and apoptpsis/cell death proteins - but this model needs some serious work. Probably more than one gene product represented by this model. Seems to have arginine and serine rich domains but this might be non-coding. All the ests are closer to the 3' end.), whose amino-acid sequence is MKGRPTLGSFRKRLSGRRTKDKEDEGGSVPRRPSTPPRSPNSRRSFSQDRPKSRSPVNSPNRPHNSRRSHSLNPSVEDAATNGGSEESVVSGSPSSTSSSRGGRSRDSRPNILQRMRERSRSRSRSRKRDVNTSSPKEMLVAVTSCRSDGYYNQKAPGSTSKLPRKAPTNLKLFHELAVGVKDAYAAVGATPRKLTEEEEARFKDEEKIGRTVLWDFVGNLDFLLALVDEVAVDTITRGALKDDSTFKGLRDVIKKGNRVLEEMLVRRERKYTLFFRLVQPHDRDQIDRMRSWNQKVEKAVGAVTGGRESLGESENDSDTNSISSNSSASVSSRAGVFSRGRQLLPTAGRVRSRRATPTPRLRKHRSQGDITEDDAGAAEDGFSTVSMAPDSAQSPKSSSSGGDGGGGMLPPAMRSGGQGNSHHPMASVEQVRPKDELVDVIRGLRVDKIRNQEGSSDKDLAELKPNWRPKAEIPPSVPKLPTEYVHRHRLMKQVVSCLLDENEPPKNEDGSLQNTIITCVTSRHGDKAGNGKSTLAIAVIQTVEVRERFPNGIAWLKLGRGPLSERDIRRLYEDLYRQLVVKQADIEGSVSEADTVNFHESFASTGSARTEPSETRIDRTVDRADSVRRFEGGDLEGIKEDLGRMLVRQKVLVCLDDVWRVEDAKWFIFETPSYSAPPRNSPYKILITTRTPSLLGAGAVQEVFVRILSEHEAVKLLLSTAGRRPYGGRNSTVFNQSKLIVKGCGNSPLGIILVGSMLREYNRNWNLTSPVWTGIFNQCSLNLEEAAQLRSFRNAFNRVVDTALFTIEDSFFRIALRRCFVYFAMGFRANDWMLSGIGIPQSIILKFFRVVIAAGPRNNDSVEPEVVLAKLENLKLIQRARHSVTLQITKPGTDSPSVSSHGKENGEASEKSESDWDDFDEIVKPPVQHCYTMHDSLKAVAELMAQRALPSFTPAEDQFTYFSDLIRHETDIGSGENRAWSAPLRFLFQHLSPQTSTSKSSSLTNEHVHELVVIALLGGGDGKALSKSSVSSVMKANQISMQLMEGGTKFEEYTMSFIIEHLMLSRSLSSTSELITDSEFVRRRVFALGIMEATGRQVADILDLRGFAGKGGAKRTANTLPSPTKDVQSPNIDRTVSEDKSESNLNFDVEEVLCAASRIIIDEVYKATNTMGSSDSLGMATCLATVGETLLKCRQPRDAMLRLEEAVSIYRGLLGPYHVYTAHALHSTAKALGKLGETRVALLKFAEAARIYEACNATLHYDSITNAQSLAALLVDIGDIRKAESMFEEVISMKRAVYGEFSVPVAKTINSYAILLAKHARMKDALRNYELAKSTYQKAPPALIVDPEFDVKCKYDVTLINLNIASIYSKKGDLQRALTCYEDGVTGLEQYEASMDEIRESDCVIDVTAKHSSHKHLVAALGRIGSLKLKLGDNEGALEAYLSLIEQVDEDSPIASYTEQAKAHIKCATIFRQRNGEKNRDESISHLKEALRMYKALYGNEHKDTTAISTSLKQWLAEDKQPPN